One part of the Ziziphus jujuba cultivar Dongzao chromosome 2, ASM3175591v1 genome encodes these proteins:
- the LOC107418318 gene encoding phenylacetaldehyde oxime monooxygenase CYP71AN24, with protein sequence MAREITKNHDIIFCNRPKSRAADIFFYGCKDIGLHPTARLVRKLRNASVRGNMVNLSEMLIATSNSVVARCILGRKLQEDDGLISSLKATFRELDPFLEEVIEDHKTGENNHSDKKDFMDFLFQLQKDGMLQMELTLNNLKAILLDMFVAGSDTTSSTGEWGMAELLRNETMMKKAQEEVRKVIGKKSIIDVNHMSKMEYLKCVSKETLRLHPPPALIYRETSEIVKLRGYDIPPKVMVLTNSWAIHRDPNLWDRPEEFVPERFEKNPIDIKGLDFHYILFGFGRRGCPSLTFGVFAVECLMANLLHWFDWKQPEELDMDEVSGFTVHKKNPLLLIPIPNSP encoded by the exons ATGGCTAGAGAAATCACCAAGAACCATGATATCATTTTCTGCAATCGTCCTAAATCAAGGGCTGCTGATATCTTCTTCTATGGTTGCAAAGATATTGGATTGCATCCTACAGCGA GGCTAGTTCGTAAGCTACGCAATGCGAGTGTGAGAGGAAATATGGTCAATTTAAGCGAGATGCTGATTGCTACCTCGAACAGCGTAGTTGCAAGATGTATACTTGGAAGGAAGTTACAGGAAGACGATG GTTTGATTTCGAGCCTCAAAGCAACTTTTCGAGAATTGGACCCTTTTCTTGAAGAGGTCATTGAAGATCATAAAACTGGTGAGAATAATCATTCTGATAAGAAAGATTTTATGGACTTTCTCTTCCAACTTCAGAAAGATGGCATGCTCCAAATGGAACTCACTCTTAACAACCTCAAAGCCATATTATTG GATATGTTTGTGGCGGGAAGCGATACAACATCATCAACAGGGGAATGGGGAATGGCAGAGCTTCTGAGAAATGAAACTATGATGAAGAAAGCACAAGAAGAGGTACGAAAAGTGATAGGGAAAAAATCCATTATAGATGTAAATCATATGAGTAAAATGGAATACTTGAAATGTGTATCCAAAGAAACTTTAAGACTACATCCACCACCTGCTTTGATTTACAGAGAAACATCAGAAATAGTGAAATTGAGAGGCTATGATATTCCACCAAAGGTAATGGTTCTTACAAATTCATGGGCAATTCACAGGGATCCCAATTTGTGGGACAGACCAGAAGAGTTTGTCCCAGAGAGATTCGAGAAAAACCCAATTGATATTAAAGGGCTagattttcattatattctatttGGTTTTGGAAGAAGAGGTTGTCCTAGTCTGACATTTGGAGTGTTTGCTGTTGAGTGTTTGATGGCCAATCTTTTACATTGGTTTGATTGGAAGCAACCAGAGGAATTGGACATGGATGAAGTTTCTGGTTTCACTGTTCATAAGAAaaatcctcttcttcttatacCGATACCAAATTCCCCTTGA